The Scophthalmus maximus strain ysfricsl-2021 chromosome 7, ASM2237912v1, whole genome shotgun sequence genome includes a window with the following:
- the mbtps1 gene encoding membrane-bound transcription factor site-1 protease has protein sequence MLLVPMWASVLVGLLLGVFLPVVGMEPMGEGRSDPEHTPDSEPLPSSSPGSNCSHLTVKLEFSTKVVEHEYIVAFTGYFSAKARSLYISSALRNTGDGALEWHIVPRENPASDFPSDFELVHIRQAPPGGLLNLEDHPYIKRVTPQRKVFRTLKYSPSPEPAAPCNATRGQSWQSSRPFRRTSLSLGSGFWHATGRHSSRRLLRAIPRQVAQILQADVLWQMGHTGSGVKVAVFDTGLSEKHPHFRNVKERTNWTNEKTLDDGLGHGTFVAGVIASMRECQGFAPDSELHIFRVFTNNQVSYTSWFLDAFNYAILKKIDVLNLSIGGPDFMDHPFVDKVWELTANRVIMVSAIGNDGPLYGTLNNPADQMDVIGVGGIDFEDNIARFSSRGMTTWELPGGYGRVKPDIVTYGSGVRGSGMKEGCRSLSGTSVASPVVAGAVTLLASTVVNRELVNPASMKQALIASARRLPGVNMFEQGHGKLDLIRAYQILNSYRPQASLSPSYIDLTECPYMWPYCSQPIYYGGMPTIVNVTILNGMGVTGRIVDKPIWQPYLPQNGDHIDVAVSYSPVLWPWAGYLAVSISVAKKAASWEGVAQGHVMVTVVSPAENDSEAGGELTSTVKLPIKVKIVPTPPRSKRVLWDQYHNLRYPPGYFPRDNLRMKNDPLDWNGDHIHTNFRDMYQHLRSMGYFVEVLGAPITCFDASQYGTLLMVDSEEEYFPEEITKLRRDIDNGLSLIVFSDWYNTSVMRKVKFYDENTRQWWMPDTGGANVPALNDLISVWGMAFSDGLYEGDFTLADHDMYYASGCSIARFPEDGIVIAKNLKDQGLEVLKQETAVVEGVPILGLYQTPSDGGGRIALYGDSNCIDDSHRQKDCFWLLDALLQYTSYSMTPPSLSHSHSRVAPPTGTERPLPQRLEGNHLYRYSKVLEAHLGDPKPRPLPACPHLSWAKPQPVNETAPSNLWKHQKLLSIDLDKVALPNARAYRPQVRPLSPGESGAWDIPGGIMPGHYNQEVGQTIPVFAFLGAMVVLSFFVVQLTKAKSKPKRRKPRIKRPMYLQQAMTTTTTTTTTGKNPTV, from the exons ATGCTCCTGGTTCCCATGTGGGCGTCTGTGCTCGTGGGGCTGCTGTTGGGAGTTTTTCTGCCTGTGGTGGGGATGGAGCCAATGGGTGAGGGCAGATCTGACCCTGAACACACCCCCGACTCAGAGCCCCTCCCCTCGTCGTCGCCCGGCTCCAACTGCTCCCATTTAACCGTGAAGCTGGAGTTCTCCACCAAGGTCGTGGAACATG AGTACATCGTGGCATTCACAGGCTACTTCTCGGCCAAAGCTCGCAGCCTCTACATCAGCAGCGCCCTGCGGAACACCGGCGACGGAGCGCTGGAGTGGCACATCGTTCCCAGAGAAAACCCGGCCTCCGACTTCCCCAGCGACTTCGAGCTGGTCCACATCCGTCAGGCTCCGCCAGGCGGGCTGCTCAACCTGGAGGACCACCCTTATATCAAGAGGGTCACGCCGCAACGCAAAGTGTTCCGCACGCTGAAATACTCTCCCT CACCTGAACCTGCCGCGCCCTGCAATGCCACCCGCGGGCAGTCGTGGCAATCCTCCCGCCCCTTCAGACGAACCAGCCTGTCGCTGGGTTCGGGCTTCTGGCACGCCACAGGGCGCCACTCCAGCCGGCGTCTGCTGCGGGCCATTCCCCGCCAAGTGGCTCAGATCCTGCAGGCAGACGTCCTCTGGCAGATGGGACACACCG GTTCTGGCGTGAAGGTTGCAGTGTTTGATACGGGCCTGAGTGAGAAGCACCCACATTTTAGGAATGTGAAAGAGAGGACCAACTGGACCAATGAGAAGACACTGGACGATG gccTGGGTCATGGTACATTTGTGGCTGGGGTGATAGCCAGTATGAGGGAGTGTCAGGGCTTTGCCCCAGACTCAGAGCTGCACATCTTCAGAGTGTTCACCAACAACCAG GTGTCGTACACCTCCTGGTTCCTGGATGCGTTCAACTACGCCATTCTGAAGAAGATCGATGTTCTGAATCTCAGCATCGGGGGGCCTGACTTCATGGACCACCCGTTTGTTGATAAG GTGTGGGAGCTGACCGCCAACAGAGTGATCATGGTCTCTGCTATCGGCAACGATGGACCTCTGTATGG CACCCTGAACAACCCCGCAGACCAGATGGACGTGATCGGAGTCGGAGGGATCGACTTTGAGGACAACATTGCTAGGTTTTCGTCAAGAGGCATGACCACCTGG GAGCTGCCGGGGGGCTACGGCAGAGTGAAGCCCGACATCGTCACGTACGGTTCTGGCGTTCGCGGGTCGGGAATGAAGGAGGGATGCCGCTCCCTGTCCGGCACCAGCGTGGCCTCTCCCGTGGTGGCCGGTGCCGTCACTCTCCTGGCAAG caCCGTGGTGAACCGGGAGCTGGTGAACCCGGCCTCCATGAAGCAGGCCCTGATCGCGTCCGCCCGCAGGCTGCCGGGCGTCAACATGTTCGAGCAGGGCCACGGGAAACTCGACCTGATCAGAGCCTATCAGATACTCAACAGCTACAGACCTCAGGCCAG TCTGTCTCCCAGCTACATCGACCTGACCGAGTGTCCCTACATGTGGCCTTACTGCTCTCAGCCCATCTACTACGGAGGAATGCCCACGATCGTCAACGTGACCATCCTCAACGGCATGGGCGTCACGGGCCGGATCGTCGACAAG CCCATCTGGCAGCCCTACCTCCCGCAGAACGGCGATCACATCGACGTGGCCGTCTCCTACTCTCCGGTGCTGTGGCCGTGGGCCGGCTACCTGGCCGTGTCCATCTCCGTGGCCAAGAAGGCGGCATCGTGGGAAGGGGTCGCTCAGGGTCACGTGATGGTCACGGTGGTGTCGCCCGCGGAAAACGAT TCTGAGGCGGGCGGGGAGTTGACCTCCACGGTCAAACTGCCCATCAAGGTGAAGATAGTGCCAACTCCCCCGCGCAGCAAGAGGGTGCTGTGGGACCAGTACCACAATCTGCGCTACCCACCGGGCTACTTCCCCCGGGACAACCTCCGCATGAAGAATGACCCACTGGACTG GAATGGGGACCACATCCACACTAACTTCAGGGACATGTACCAGCACCTCAGGAGTATGGGATACTTCGTGGAGGTGCTGGGAGCTCCCATCACCTGCTTCGACGCCAGCCAGTACG GCACATTGTTGATGGTGGACAGCGAGGAGGAGTATTTCCCCGAAGAGATCACCAAGCTGCGGAGAGACATCGACAACGGCTTGTCGCTCATCGTCTTCAGCGACTGGTACAATACTTCAGTCATGAGGAAGGTCAAGTTCTACGACGAGAATACGAG GCAGTGGTGGATGCCCGACACAGGGGGCGCTAACGTCCCAGCTCTGAACGACCTGATCTCCGTGTGGGGGATGGCCTTCAGCGACGGGCTGTACGAGGGGGACTTCACTCTGGCCGATCACGACA tgtacTACGCCTCAGGCTGCAGTATCGCCCGTTTCCCAGAAGATGGAATCGTCATTGCCAAGAACCTAAAGGACCAAG GTCTGGAGGTGTTGAAGCAGGAGAcggcggtggtggagggagtTCCCATCCTCGGACTGTACCAGACGCCGTCTGACGGCGGAGGCCGCATCGCCCTGTATGGAGATTCTAACTGCATCGACGACAGCCACAGGCAGAAAG ATTGTTTCTGGCTGCTCGACGCTCTGCTGCAGTACACCTCGTACAGTATGACACCTCCCAGCCTCAGCCACTCCCACAGCAGGGTGGCTCCTCCCACGGGCACCGAGCGCCCACTGCCACAGAGACTggaag GCAACCATCTTTACCGCTACTCCAAGGTCCTGGAGGCGCACCTGGGGGAccctaagccccgcccactaCCGGCCTGCCCCCACTTGTCCTGGGCCAAGCCGCAGCCCGTGAACGAGACGGCCCCCAG TAACCTGTGGAAGCACCAGAAGCTTCTCTCCATCGACCTGGACAAGGTGGCTCTGCCCAACGCGAGGGCGTACCGGCCCCAGGTCAGACCCCTGTCCCCCGGGGAGAGCGGGGCCTGGGACATTCCTGGAG GGATAATGCCCGGTCACTACAACCAGGAAGTGGGCCAGACCATCCCGGTGTTCGCCTTCCTGGGCGCGATGGTGGTCCTGTCCTTCTTCGTGGTCCAACTCACCAAGGCCAAGAGCAAACCCAAGCGCAGGAAACCTCGCATCAAGCGGCCCATGTACCTCCAGCAGGCGATGACgacgaccaccaccaccaccacgaccGGGAAAAACCCCACGGTTTGA